The following are encoded together in the Myxococcus virescens genome:
- a CDS encoding Ig-like domain-containing protein, with protein MKTPRIPICLPLVAVIGLLSACGPTPTTMKLEPLETKYLRTPGQTVKLAYEVFDAEGQPMSNPKLRWTSSAPDVAQVQEGLLTVRKSGKTTIGATGGKVRAALPLELTILNSLDVRAPGADFLEVGRVIKLRVVARNEQGSSLQDAMPTFRSSDETVARVEDGQLVAVRPGKATLSATLGHLSRHIAVQVVPADFARLGLNLTHHAFQRRGQSVQLQARAFNRSGVVLDTVPLEFFTSDSAVVSVSPEGRVTAVGSGRAVVSVVAGRRRTAAEFVVP; from the coding sequence GTGAAGACGCCGCGCATTCCTATTTGCCTCCCCCTTGTCGCCGTCATCGGGCTGCTGAGCGCCTGCGGGCCCACGCCCACCACCATGAAGCTGGAGCCGCTGGAGACGAAGTACCTCCGCACGCCTGGGCAGACCGTGAAGCTGGCCTACGAGGTCTTCGACGCGGAGGGCCAGCCCATGTCCAACCCGAAGCTGCGGTGGACCAGCTCCGCGCCGGACGTGGCGCAGGTCCAGGAAGGCTTGCTGACGGTGCGCAAGTCGGGGAAGACGACCATCGGCGCGACGGGTGGCAAGGTCCGCGCGGCGTTACCGCTGGAGCTGACCATCCTCAACTCGCTGGACGTGCGTGCCCCAGGCGCGGACTTCCTCGAGGTGGGGCGTGTCATCAAGCTGCGCGTGGTGGCGAGGAACGAGCAGGGCTCTTCGTTGCAGGACGCCATGCCCACGTTCCGCTCCTCGGATGAGACGGTGGCGCGGGTGGAGGACGGGCAACTGGTGGCCGTGCGCCCGGGCAAGGCGACCCTGAGCGCGACACTGGGGCACCTCAGCCGGCACATCGCGGTGCAGGTGGTGCCGGCGGACTTCGCGCGGCTGGGCCTCAACCTCACGCACCACGCCTTCCAGCGGAGGGGTCAGTCCGTGCAGCTCCAGGCGCGCGCCTTCAATCGCAGCGGCGTCGTGCTGGACACGGTGCCGCTGGAGTTCTTCACCTCGGACTCCGCCGTGGTGTCGGTGTCACCCGAAGGCCGCGTGACGGCGGTGGGCTCCGGGCGCGCGGTGGTGTCCGTGGTCGCCGGCCGGCGGCGGACGGCGGCGGAGTTCGTCGTCCCGTAG
- the traB gene encoding outer membrane exchange protein TraB, whose translation MKPSHLFLIVALGLSTTATAQPDARFNVQLFRPSGAPQDLVVVQQSRPLSHLSVSAGPYLSYSLNPLSLIPEGGDLSKINLVGNRLQLDVMATIGLFDWAEVGVDMPLILAQGGANLEVIGTEGSVESFVLGDLRLTGKVAIPGLRRPAEGKGWGGAVTLNVSFPTGAQDAFAGDGELTWAPGLVLDYRFENGILLALNGGFWKRPDRVFSGVSVGDMMPFGVGAEVPILRGSGVTAVGMVHGAVGLQKQPDEPRQIPAEALFGLRWYSSTGLTFTFGGGMGCGCSIASPSLSFFTSILWIPAKTREWEALERFKEPPEPPPPPIDPDGDGVIGESDACPDVAGPVANMGCPDTDKDGDGVVDRLDRCPDQPAGSRGKDGCPLARRDGNRIVILEQLNFATDQDIILSESFPILEEVARVMNENTEADRVHIEGHTDSRASDAYNLDLSRRRAASVMRFLVESGVAAERLCSQGFGRSRPLADNATEEGMALNRRVDFTIQPPSDGPRPPCPEDAEDKKRKRPTKKAPATPKAKSKAPAAPKP comes from the coding sequence ATGAAGCCCTCGCACCTGTTCCTCATCGTGGCGCTGGGGTTGTCCACCACCGCCACTGCGCAGCCAGACGCGCGCTTCAACGTGCAGCTCTTCCGTCCGTCCGGCGCGCCCCAGGACCTGGTCGTGGTGCAGCAGTCGCGTCCGCTGTCACACCTGTCCGTCTCGGCCGGGCCGTACCTCAGCTACTCGCTCAATCCCCTGTCGCTGATTCCCGAAGGCGGAGACCTGAGCAAGATCAACCTGGTCGGCAACCGCCTTCAATTGGACGTCATGGCCACCATTGGCCTCTTCGACTGGGCCGAGGTCGGCGTGGACATGCCGCTCATCCTCGCCCAGGGCGGCGCCAACCTGGAGGTCATCGGCACCGAGGGGAGCGTGGAGAGCTTCGTGCTCGGTGACCTCCGGCTCACCGGCAAGGTGGCCATCCCGGGCCTGCGCCGGCCCGCCGAGGGCAAGGGCTGGGGCGGCGCGGTGACGCTCAACGTGAGCTTCCCCACCGGCGCCCAGGACGCCTTCGCCGGAGACGGCGAGCTGACCTGGGCCCCGGGCCTGGTGCTGGACTACCGCTTCGAGAACGGCATCCTCCTGGCGCTCAACGGCGGCTTCTGGAAGCGCCCGGACCGCGTCTTCAGCGGCGTGTCCGTGGGCGACATGATGCCCTTCGGCGTCGGCGCGGAGGTCCCCATCCTCCGCGGCAGCGGTGTCACCGCGGTGGGCATGGTGCACGGCGCGGTGGGATTGCAGAAGCAGCCCGATGAGCCCCGGCAGATCCCCGCGGAGGCGCTCTTCGGCCTGCGCTGGTACAGCTCCACCGGCCTCACCTTCACGTTCGGCGGCGGTATGGGCTGCGGCTGCTCCATCGCCTCGCCCTCGCTGAGCTTCTTCACGTCCATCCTGTGGATTCCGGCGAAGACGCGCGAGTGGGAGGCCCTGGAGCGCTTCAAGGAGCCGCCCGAGCCTCCGCCGCCGCCCATCGACCCGGATGGTGACGGCGTGATTGGCGAGTCGGATGCGTGCCCCGACGTGGCCGGCCCCGTGGCCAACATGGGCTGCCCGGACACGGACAAGGACGGTGACGGCGTGGTCGACCGGCTCGACCGGTGCCCGGACCAGCCCGCCGGCAGCCGCGGCAAGGACGGGTGCCCGCTGGCCCGCCGCGATGGCAACCGGATTGTCATCCTGGAGCAGCTCAACTTCGCCACCGACCAGGACATCATCCTCTCCGAGTCCTTCCCCATCCTGGAGGAGGTCGCTCGGGTGATGAACGAGAACACCGAGGCGGACCGGGTGCACATCGAGGGTCACACCGACTCTCGCGCCAGCGATGCGTACAACCTGGACCTGTCACGTCGCCGCGCGGCCAGCGTCATGCGCTTCCTGGTGGAGAGCGGCGTGGCGGCGGAGCGGCTGTGCTCACAGGGCTTTGGCCGCTCACGGCCGCTGGCGGACAACGCGACGGAAGAAGGCATGGCGCTCAACCGCCGCGTCGACTTCACCATCCAGCCGCCGAGCGACGGACCGCGTCCGCCCTGCCCGGAGGACGCGGAGGACAAGAAGCGCAAGCGCCCCACCAAGAAAGCGCCTGCCACGCCCAAGGCGAAGTCGAAGGCTCCCGCGGCGCCGAAGCCGTAG
- the traA gene encoding outer membrane exchange protein TraA: MGDIPHCCGALKSPVSRIARTALTVLTVCLASVAQAQPEPGEKAPELVRIRGVPVAPSPGAVGTGLCMASSTSSTPAVDFPQSEATFPGTFNAFMESSRPRRVTSVLRTLFDLSNNITLGDPNDPTIQQPSYGDFVNSVGSCGRGGCASPHPTFSSFGARFRGYINVQPQWVEVPLHFGFYADDAVSFVIYDLSQTPYQVINRPPQLGIASWRTTNTVVFERPGLYPVEILYAQVSEHSALELSTFVGAFPDTERGASTDPIVKLNTAGFVLAPPELFFHTEGGRPSFPDDINRCEQCNRQFANIPGTGGCGSFYHCNAAALCAPCDSSLFCGEDCSPCGESAPHCANLNGRTQCVQCTEDSQCPNGRCDLETNQCTGCNEDSDCATGACDTETFTCVECKNDSQCTNGEVCATDIHECRECTQDAHCPQGESCTDNVCSPCATNDSCAGNSCNCCPNGTQCMALTPGATPTCVECTTSSQCAEGQQCDTANGRCVDSVPSCNTADSCGPGCVKCPGERPYCLDGEVCVQCRNDLECGDGQFCLSGECASCTTDKHCGPRCGACGGDTPFCLSNGTTQGSTCVGCTDDGDCGSGVCNPTTRTCENSGACAVTCEPGTVCDGTSCVECFADAHCPCGGTCDTVTNTCSTACSDSGDCLGVEHCSAKTMECERGRRKPGTEPQGGAFCCGTTADATPAGSTTFLLLLAAGLTFLRSRRPAR; the protein is encoded by the coding sequence GTGGGAGATATCCCGCATTGTTGCGGGGCTTTGAAATCGCCCGTGTCCCGCATCGCGCGTACCGCGCTCACTGTCCTGACGGTGTGCCTCGCCAGTGTTGCGCAGGCACAGCCAGAGCCAGGCGAAAAGGCGCCAGAACTTGTCCGCATCCGTGGGGTTCCCGTAGCTCCTTCGCCAGGAGCAGTCGGCACCGGGTTGTGCATGGCATCAAGCACATCATCGACTCCGGCCGTGGACTTCCCTCAGAGCGAGGCCACATTCCCCGGTACCTTCAATGCGTTCATGGAGTCGAGCAGGCCGCGACGCGTCACCTCCGTACTCCGCACGTTGTTCGACCTCTCGAACAACATCACGCTAGGCGATCCAAACGACCCAACGATTCAGCAGCCAAGCTACGGCGACTTCGTGAACTCCGTTGGTTCGTGCGGTAGAGGCGGATGTGCCTCCCCACACCCAACGTTCTCGTCCTTCGGCGCCCGATTTCGCGGATACATCAACGTCCAACCACAGTGGGTGGAAGTCCCTCTACACTTCGGGTTCTATGCCGACGATGCCGTCAGCTTCGTCATCTATGACCTTAGCCAGACGCCCTATCAGGTCATCAACCGGCCACCGCAGCTCGGAATCGCGTCCTGGCGCACGACCAACACCGTGGTCTTTGAGAGACCGGGCCTCTATCCCGTAGAGATCCTCTACGCTCAGGTCAGCGAGCACTCTGCGCTTGAGCTCTCGACGTTCGTCGGTGCGTTTCCAGATACAGAGCGTGGCGCCAGCACCGACCCCATCGTCAAGCTCAACACAGCCGGTTTCGTCCTTGCTCCGCCAGAGCTCTTCTTCCACACAGAGGGCGGACGTCCCTCCTTCCCAGACGACATCAACCGCTGCGAGCAGTGCAACCGCCAGTTCGCGAACATCCCAGGCACTGGCGGCTGCGGTTCTTTCTACCACTGCAACGCAGCGGCCCTCTGCGCGCCCTGCGACTCCTCGCTCTTCTGCGGCGAGGACTGCTCCCCCTGCGGCGAGTCCGCGCCCCACTGCGCCAACCTCAACGGCCGCACCCAGTGCGTGCAGTGCACCGAGGACAGCCAGTGCCCGAACGGCCGCTGCGACCTCGAAACCAACCAGTGCACCGGCTGCAACGAAGACAGTGACTGCGCCACGGGCGCTTGTGACACCGAAACATTCACATGTGTCGAGTGCAAGAACGACAGCCAGTGCACCAACGGCGAGGTCTGCGCCACCGACATCCACGAGTGCCGCGAGTGCACGCAAGACGCCCACTGCCCTCAAGGCGAGTCCTGCACCGACAACGTCTGCTCGCCCTGCGCCACCAATGATTCGTGCGCCGGCAACTCCTGCAACTGCTGCCCCAACGGCACCCAGTGCATGGCACTGACGCCCGGTGCCACGCCGACCTGTGTGGAGTGCACCACCAGCAGCCAGTGCGCCGAGGGACAGCAGTGCGACACCGCCAACGGCCGCTGCGTGGACAGCGTGCCTTCGTGCAACACGGCCGACAGCTGCGGCCCTGGCTGCGTGAAGTGCCCCGGCGAGCGCCCCTACTGCCTCGACGGCGAAGTCTGCGTCCAGTGTCGCAACGACCTGGAGTGTGGCGACGGCCAGTTCTGCCTCAGTGGCGAATGCGCGTCCTGCACCACGGACAAGCACTGCGGCCCCCGCTGTGGCGCCTGCGGTGGTGACACCCCCTTCTGCCTCTCCAATGGCACCACGCAGGGCAGCACCTGCGTGGGCTGCACGGATGACGGGGACTGCGGGAGCGGCGTGTGCAACCCCACCACGCGCACGTGTGAGAACTCGGGCGCGTGCGCGGTGACGTGCGAGCCGGGAACGGTCTGTGACGGGACCTCCTGCGTGGAGTGCTTCGCGGATGCCCACTGCCCCTGCGGCGGCACCTGCGACACCGTGACCAACACCTGCTCCACCGCCTGCTCCGACAGCGGAGACTGCCTGGGCGTGGAGCACTGCTCCGCGAAGACGATGGAGTGCGAGCGCGGCCGCCGCAAGCCGGGCACCGAGCCCCAAGGCGGCGCCTTCTGCTGCGGCACCACCGCCGACGCCACGCCCGCTGGAAGCACCACCTTCCTGCTACTGCTCGCCGCGGGTCTCACGTTCCTCCGCTCCCGGCGCCCTGCTCGATGA